In the Saccharococcus thermophilus genome, TCTTTTTCCTTTTCATCTTCACAGCAGCTCAATAAATCTTCCAATGTCATCAACTCTTTTTTTAACTCGACTTCCTCAGAGACATAGCCGGCGTTTTTTAACATCAAATAACCGAGTCGCAAGTCTTCGGGAATATGGGACAAATCCTCGAGTTCAAGCGGTTTTCCAAATCCAGGAAGATTGTCAAACTCTCCGTTTTTCATCGCTTCGCGAATTTTATCTTCCGCTATTCTCCAAAAAATATCCATCATTTC is a window encoding:
- a CDS encoding DUF1992 domain-containing protein — translated: MDIFWRIAEDKIREAMKNGEFDNLPGFGKPLELEDLSHIPEDLRLGYLMLKNAGYVSEEVELKKELMTLEDLLSCCEDEKEKEKWKKKLNEKLLRWNALMKKRNKTNSQALRDYQRRIDEKFR